A single Stutzerimonas stutzeri DNA region contains:
- a CDS encoding curli production assembly protein CsgB — MDRPALFRRGLLAALLLIGHASLHAADLLDNADLVEGPLALGAPTALALQVPHGQRADVLQQGQANLADLSQIGENQLASIVQQGSDQQAFILQQGENQLASIVQIGQGNLADISQIGSDNQAAIAQMGANNNASIEQLGSGLSSSVIQYGSGQHIQIVQHQ; from the coding sequence ATGGATCGTCCAGCACTGTTTCGTCGCGGCTTGCTTGCCGCCCTCCTGCTCATCGGCCACGCCTCGCTCCACGCGGCCGACCTGCTGGACAACGCCGACCTCGTCGAGGGCCCACTTGCTCTTGGCGCGCCGACAGCGCTCGCCCTGCAAGTGCCTCATGGGCAACGCGCAGACGTGTTGCAGCAAGGGCAGGCGAACCTTGCCGACCTCAGCCAGATCGGCGAAAACCAGTTGGCCAGCATCGTGCAGCAGGGCAGCGACCAGCAGGCGTTCATTCTCCAACAGGGCGAGAACCAGCTCGCCAGCATTGTTCAGATCGGCCAGGGCAATTTGGCCGACATCAGCCAGATCGGCAGCGATAACCAGGCCGCGATCGCTCAGATGGGGGCCAACAACAACGCCAGCATCGAGCAATTGGGCAGTGGCCTGAGCAGCAGCGTCATCCAATACGGCAGCGGCCAGCACATCCAGATCGTTCAGCACCAGTAG
- a CDS encoding CsgE family curli-type amyloid fiber assembly protein yields the protein MPRLTGVLLALILSGPWVAQAEQTQGQAEAELSGLIIDNTITRFGHDFHRYLSYQLQDTSELESDLVIRERPSARWGSLVWVEYGQHTVYRRFLQPNVAEIEAIATQAAQLILEEINRSKLQNLLQDTFDMDRDEL from the coding sequence GTGCCACGTCTGACCGGTGTCCTGCTCGCGCTCATCCTGAGCGGCCCATGGGTGGCGCAGGCCGAGCAGACACAGGGGCAAGCCGAGGCCGAGCTGAGCGGACTCATCATCGATAACACCATCACCCGCTTTGGCCACGACTTTCACCGCTACCTGAGCTACCAGTTGCAGGATACGAGCGAGCTGGAAAGCGATCTGGTGATCCGCGAACGCCCTTCGGCACGCTGGGGCAGTCTGGTCTGGGTTGAATATGGCCAGCACACCGTCTACCGGCGCTTTCTTCAGCCCAACGTTGCAGAGATCGAGGCGATCGCCACCCAGGCGGCACAGCTGATACTGGAAGAAATCAACCGCAGCAAGCTGCAGAACCTGCTCCAGGACACCTTCGATATGGATCGTGACGAGCTGTGA
- a CDS encoding helix-turn-helix transcriptional regulator has translation MFFKHFIGEQAQLDVALARLEKAARETTDLYLVDAGNSQTEQLSTLLDQLDEQTPVALVNIAPEQAEQLVDKHPGIRGVFYSHATREHLLDGIQVLLDGGDWLPRVLTERLLSQWRRMRQLAGSKPSLTLREREILSLAGKGLSNAEIAEQLCLSPHTIKSHIHNLLRKIGASNRAEAAFLLRGRLDWSESCHV, from the coding sequence CTGTTCTTCAAACATTTCATTGGCGAACAGGCTCAACTGGACGTGGCTCTGGCCCGGCTGGAGAAAGCCGCCAGGGAAACCACCGACCTCTATCTCGTCGATGCGGGCAACAGTCAGACCGAGCAGCTTTCGACGCTTCTCGATCAGCTCGACGAGCAGACGCCCGTCGCATTAGTGAATATCGCCCCCGAACAGGCCGAACAGCTGGTGGACAAGCACCCTGGCATTCGCGGCGTGTTCTACAGCCACGCCACGCGAGAGCACCTGCTCGACGGAATCCAGGTTTTGCTGGACGGCGGCGACTGGCTGCCGCGCGTACTGACCGAACGCCTGCTCAGTCAATGGCGCCGCATGCGTCAGCTAGCCGGTAGCAAGCCATCGCTGACCCTGCGCGAGCGGGAGATCCTGAGCCTCGCCGGAAAGGGACTGTCGAACGCCGAAATTGCAGAGCAGTTGTGCCTGAGCCCCCACACGATCAAAAGCCATATTCATAACCTGTTGCGCAAGATCGGCGCTTCCAACCGTGCCGAAGCCGCCTTTCTGCTACGGGGCCGGCTGGATTGGTCCGAGTCGTGCCACGTCTGA
- the serA gene encoding phosphoglycerate dehydrogenase — MSQTSLDKSKIKFLLLEGVHQNAVDTLKAAGYSNIEYLKTALTESELKDKIADAHFIGIRSRTQLTEEVFDAAKKLIAVGCFCIGTNQVDLNAARERGIAVFNAPYSNTRSVAELVLAEAILLLRGIPEKNASCHRGGWIKSAANSFEIRGKKLGIIGYGSIGTQLSVLAESLGMQVYFYDVVTKLPLGNATQIGSLYELLGMCDIVSLHVPELPSTQWMIGEKEIRAMKKGAILINAARGTVVELDHLAAAIKDEHLIGAAIDVFPVEPKSNDEEFESPLRGLDRVILTPHIGGSTAEAQANIGLEVAEKLVKYSDNGTSVSSVNFPEVALPSHPGKHRLLHIHQNIPGVMSEINKVFADNGINICGQFLQTNEKVGYVVIDVDKEYSDLALEKLQHVNGTIRSRVLF; from the coding sequence ATGAGCCAGACCTCTCTCGACAAGAGCAAGATCAAGTTCCTTCTCCTCGAAGGCGTCCACCAGAACGCTGTCGACACGCTCAAGGCCGCAGGCTACTCGAACATCGAGTACCTCAAGACCGCCCTGACCGAGTCGGAGTTGAAGGACAAGATCGCTGACGCCCATTTCATCGGCATCCGCTCGCGCACGCAGCTCACCGAGGAAGTCTTCGACGCCGCGAAGAAACTGATCGCCGTCGGCTGTTTCTGCATCGGCACCAACCAGGTCGATCTCAACGCCGCTCGCGAACGCGGTATCGCGGTCTTCAACGCGCCCTATTCCAATACCCGCTCTGTCGCCGAGCTGGTCCTGGCCGAAGCCATCCTGCTGCTGCGTGGCATCCCTGAGAAAAACGCGTCCTGCCATCGCGGTGGCTGGATCAAGTCGGCCGCCAATTCGTTCGAAATTCGCGGCAAGAAGCTGGGGATCATCGGTTACGGGTCCATCGGCACCCAGCTGTCGGTCCTCGCCGAAAGCCTCGGCATGCAGGTGTACTTCTACGATGTGGTGACCAAGCTGCCACTGGGCAATGCCACTCAGATCGGTTCGCTGTACGAACTGCTCGGCATGTGCGACATCGTATCGCTGCACGTCCCCGAGCTGCCATCCACCCAGTGGATGATCGGCGAGAAGGAAATCCGCGCGATGAAAAAAGGCGCCATCCTGATCAATGCGGCCCGCGGAACGGTGGTCGAACTGGACCACCTGGCCGCAGCGATCAAGGACGAGCACCTGATCGGCGCTGCCATCGACGTGTTCCCGGTCGAACCCAAGTCCAACGACGAAGAGTTCGAAAGCCCGCTGCGTGGCCTGGATCGCGTCATCCTCACCCCGCACATTGGCGGCTCCACTGCTGAAGCCCAGGCCAACATCGGCCTTGAAGTGGCAGAAAAGCTGGTCAAGTACAGCGACAACGGCACCTCCGTATCCTCGGTCAATTTCCCTGAGGTCGCGCTGCCGTCGCATCCGGGCAAGCACCGCCTGCTGCACATCCACCAGAACATCCCCGGCGTGATGAGCGAGATCAACAAGGTGTTCGCCGACAACGGCATCAACATCTGCGGTCAGTTCCTGCAGACCAACGAGAAGGTCGGCTACGTGGTGATCGACGTGGACAAGGAATATTCCGACCTGGCCCTGGAGAAACTCCAGCACGTCAACGGCACCATCCGCAGCCGCGTGCTGTTCTAA
- a CDS encoding FAD-binding oxidoreductase codes for MTDAALIDELKTLVEPGKVLTDADSLNAYGKDWTKHFAPAPSAIVFPKTVEQVQAIVRWANERKVALVPSGGRTGLSAAAVAANGEVVVSFDYMNQILSFDEMDRTAVCQPGVITAQLQQFAEDKGLYYPVDFASAGSSQIGGNIGTNAGGIKVIRYGMTRNWVAGLKVVTGKGDLLELNKDLIKNATGYDLRQLFIGAEGTLGFVVEATMRLERQPTNLTAMVLGTPDFESIMPVLHAFQDKLDLTAFEFFSDKCLDKILGRGDIPAPFETRAPFYALLEFEATTEERAEQALATFEHCVNEGWVIDGVMSQSEQQLQNLWKLREYISETISHWTPYKNDISVTVSKVPAFLADIDAIVSSNYPDFEVLWYGHIGDGNLHLNILKPQALSKDEFFDKCAAVNKWVFETVERYNGSISAEHGVGMTKRDYLEYSRSPAEIAYMKAIKAAFDPNGIMNPGKIFAV; via the coding sequence ATGACCGATGCTGCCCTGATCGATGAGCTGAAGACCCTGGTCGAGCCCGGCAAGGTGTTGACCGACGCCGATTCGCTGAACGCCTACGGCAAGGACTGGACCAAGCATTTCGCTCCGGCACCCTCGGCCATCGTGTTCCCGAAGACCGTCGAGCAGGTGCAGGCCATCGTGCGCTGGGCCAACGAACGCAAGGTTGCGCTGGTGCCATCAGGCGGGCGTACGGGTCTCTCTGCTGCGGCTGTGGCGGCCAATGGCGAAGTTGTCGTGTCTTTCGACTACATGAATCAGATCCTGTCCTTCGATGAAATGGATCGCACCGCCGTTTGCCAGCCCGGCGTGATCACCGCGCAACTGCAGCAGTTCGCCGAGGACAAGGGGCTCTACTATCCGGTGGATTTCGCGTCGGCCGGCTCCAGCCAGATCGGCGGTAACATCGGCACCAACGCCGGCGGCATCAAGGTGATTCGTTATGGCATGACCCGCAACTGGGTGGCGGGTCTGAAAGTGGTGACCGGCAAGGGCGATCTGCTCGAGCTGAACAAGGACCTGATCAAGAACGCGACCGGTTACGACCTGCGTCAGCTGTTCATCGGTGCCGAGGGGACGCTGGGCTTCGTGGTCGAGGCCACCATGCGCCTGGAGCGCCAGCCGACCAACCTCACCGCGATGGTCCTGGGTACGCCGGATTTCGAGTCGATCATGCCGGTGCTGCACGCCTTCCAGGACAAGCTGGACCTCACCGCCTTCGAATTTTTCTCCGACAAGTGCCTGGACAAGATCCTCGGGCGCGGCGACATCCCCGCACCCTTCGAGACCCGCGCCCCGTTCTACGCGTTGCTCGAATTCGAGGCCACCACTGAAGAGCGCGCCGAGCAGGCGCTGGCCACGTTCGAGCATTGCGTCAACGAGGGCTGGGTGATCGATGGGGTGATGAGCCAGAGCGAGCAACAACTGCAGAATCTCTGGAAGTTGCGCGAGTACATCTCCGAAACCATCTCGCACTGGACGCCCTACAAGAACGATATCTCCGTGACGGTTTCCAAAGTGCCGGCTTTCCTCGCCGACATCGATGCCATCGTCAGCAGTAACTATCCGGATTTCGAGGTGCTCTGGTACGGCCATATCGGTGACGGCAACCTGCACCTGAACATTCTCAAGCCGCAGGCGTTGTCCAAGGACGAGTTTTTCGACAAGTGCGCCGCGGTGAACAAGTGGGTGTTCGAGACGGTGGAGCGCTACAACGGCTCGATTTCAGCCGAACATGGTGTCGGGATGACCAAGCGCGACTATCTCGAATACAGCCGCTCCCCTGCTGAGATTGCCTACATGAAGGCGATCAAGGCCGCCTTCGACCCCAACGGCATCATGAATCCGGGCAAGATATTCGCAGTGTGA
- a CDS encoding fumarylacetoacetate hydrolase family protein codes for MNYKHQYTDGTPIHFPLGKVVCIGRNYAEHAKELNNPVPTEPLLFIKAGSCTVPLEGGFSIPSERGAVHYEAEIAVLIGKPLSRKPNEEEVRDAISGFAPALDLTLRDVQARLKEKGHPWEIAKSFDGACVLAPFVPGDAVDDLGDIGIRLSVNGETCQDGNSSQMLNAIVPLLQHIAGHFNLQPGDVVLTGTPAGVGPLAQGDQLVLELVGLSRFESRVL; via the coding sequence ATGAATTACAAACACCAGTACACCGACGGCACGCCCATTCATTTTCCGCTGGGCAAGGTGGTCTGCATCGGTCGCAACTATGCCGAGCACGCAAAGGAATTGAATAACCCGGTGCCGACCGAACCGCTGCTGTTCATCAAGGCCGGAAGCTGCACCGTGCCGTTGGAAGGCGGTTTCAGCATCCCGTCCGAGCGTGGCGCCGTGCACTACGAGGCGGAGATCGCCGTGCTGATCGGCAAGCCGCTGTCACGAAAGCCGAACGAAGAAGAGGTACGCGATGCGATCTCCGGCTTCGCCCCGGCGCTGGACCTGACGTTGCGCGACGTCCAGGCCAGGCTCAAGGAAAAGGGTCACCCCTGGGAAATCGCCAAGAGCTTCGACGGAGCCTGCGTGCTGGCGCCGTTCGTGCCAGGTGACGCGGTGGACGACCTGGGCGATATCGGCATCCGCCTGAGCGTCAACGGCGAGACTTGCCAGGACGGCAACAGCAGCCAGATGCTCAATGCGATCGTGCCGCTGCTGCAACACATCGCTGGCCATTTCAACCTGCAGCCCGGCGACGTGGTACTGACCGGTACGCCAGCCGGCGTCGGGCCGTTGGCCCAGGGCGATCAACTGGTACTCGAACTGGTCGGACTGTCGCGCTTCGAAAGTCGCGTGCTCTGA
- a CDS encoding SdiA-regulated domain-containing protein: MPKIAFRSVRLRGVLLALLLLVIAAVTVAGWLLHWNDQLKLYWQEQFVDAEQRAASVWLPDYRLTLETALVGLEEDETSGLTWNPSTGTLFTVTGQNPQLVEFTPGGVVLRRVRLNGFSDPEAVEALDDGRLAIVDERRRLVAVFRLAPGVDSLDLDDLARYDLGFEGAGNKGFEGLAWNPRTQRLLLAKERDPQGLFELPFPGEDGAAGALEALPSQPLLVRDISSVAIDPLTGHTLMLSDESRLLVELDLQGKPRSFISLFGGLNGLVEGVGQAEGVAIDGEGNIYVVAEPNRFYVFSRTR; the protein is encoded by the coding sequence ATGCCTAAGATCGCCTTTCGTTCCGTTCGTCTGCGAGGAGTGCTCCTTGCGCTGCTCCTGCTCGTCATCGCGGCAGTGACAGTGGCCGGGTGGCTGCTGCACTGGAACGATCAACTGAAGCTCTACTGGCAGGAGCAGTTCGTCGATGCCGAACAACGCGCGGCAAGCGTCTGGCTGCCCGACTATCGCCTGACACTGGAAACCGCGCTGGTCGGCCTGGAGGAAGACGAGACCTCCGGGCTGACCTGGAATCCGTCGACCGGCACGTTGTTCACCGTCACCGGGCAGAACCCTCAGCTGGTGGAATTCACCCCCGGCGGGGTTGTGCTCAGGCGCGTGCGACTGAACGGCTTCTCCGACCCCGAGGCGGTCGAAGCGCTGGACGACGGGCGTCTGGCCATCGTCGATGAGCGCCGTCGCCTGGTTGCGGTGTTCCGGCTCGCGCCAGGGGTGGACAGCCTCGACCTCGACGACCTGGCCCGCTACGACCTGGGCTTCGAAGGGGCGGGCAACAAGGGTTTCGAGGGCTTGGCCTGGAACCCGCGCACGCAGCGTCTGTTGCTGGCCAAGGAGCGCGACCCGCAAGGTTTGTTCGAGTTGCCCTTCCCTGGCGAGGACGGTGCGGCCGGCGCGCTCGAGGCCTTGCCCAGTCAGCCGCTGCTGGTGCGCGATATCTCATCAGTGGCCATCGACCCGCTGACCGGCCATACCCTGATGCTGTCCGACGAGTCGCGGCTGTTGGTCGAGCTGGACCTGCAGGGGAAGCCGCGCAGCTTCATCAGCCTGTTCGGTGGTCTCAACGGACTGGTGGAGGGTGTCGGTCAGGCCGAGGGCGTGGCGATCGATGGCGAGGGCAACATCTATGTGGTGGCTGAGCCCAACCGATTCTACGTCTTCAGCCGCACGCGATAA
- a CDS encoding SdiA-regulated domain-containing protein produces the protein MRLTVKICLAALAGLLLLLAVVVAVRYQWFERAWFDFQQWHQGGAQSAASLRLPDYRAVIQAKAIRGVDRDLSALTYDPDRRSLMAVTNSNPQLLELSLEGDLLRAIPLRGFRDPEAIAYISPGVYVVSEERSQRLLRIVVDEQTRLIDAAQLQQLSLGIGLNGNKGFEGLAYDAAGKRLFVAKERDPGRIYEIEGFPYPDEGRPLAVHVSENRERDDDLFVRDLSSLQYHEQSGHLLALSDESRLVVELDVNGKPISALPLSAGRHGLRKDVPQAEGIALGADGTLYIVSEPNLFYLFRK, from the coding sequence ATGCGTCTAACGGTAAAAATCTGTTTGGCGGCGTTGGCCGGCCTGCTCCTGTTGCTGGCGGTGGTTGTAGCCGTGCGTTACCAGTGGTTCGAGCGTGCCTGGTTCGATTTCCAGCAGTGGCATCAAGGCGGGGCGCAATCGGCGGCATCGTTGCGACTGCCGGATTACCGGGCGGTGATCCAGGCCAAGGCGATACGGGGTGTGGACAGGGACCTCTCGGCGTTGACCTACGACCCGGACCGCCGCAGCCTGATGGCGGTCACCAACAGCAATCCGCAGCTCCTCGAGCTGAGCCTCGAAGGCGATCTGCTGCGCGCGATACCGCTGCGTGGTTTTCGCGATCCGGAGGCGATCGCGTACATCTCGCCCGGGGTATACGTGGTCAGTGAGGAACGATCGCAGCGCTTGCTGCGCATCGTGGTGGATGAGCAGACCCGGCTGATCGATGCCGCGCAGCTGCAACAGCTGTCACTGGGGATCGGGCTGAACGGCAACAAAGGCTTCGAAGGGCTGGCCTATGACGCGGCAGGCAAACGCTTGTTCGTGGCGAAGGAGCGCGACCCGGGGCGTATCTACGAGATCGAGGGCTTTCCTTACCCCGACGAAGGCCGGCCATTGGCCGTCCACGTCAGCGAGAATCGCGAGCGCGACGACGATCTGTTCGTGCGCGATCTGTCGAGCCTGCAATACCACGAGCAGAGCGGCCATTTGTTGGCGCTGTCGGACGAGTCGCGCCTGGTGGTCGAACTGGACGTCAACGGCAAGCCGATCAGCGCCCTGCCGCTCAGTGCCGGTCGACACGGCCTGCGAAAGGACGTGCCCCAGGCCGAGGGCATCGCCCTGGGCGCGGACGGCACGCTTTACATCGTCAGCGAGCCGAACCTGTTCTACCTGTTTCGCAAGTGA
- a CDS encoding YegP family protein, with amino-acid sequence MSGKFQLKKSGTGQFHFNLTASNGQVILSSERYKAHASALSGIDSVRKHALREGAFEMKGSSNGKHYFVLKAGNGQIIGQSQMYSSLRSAEQGCESVRRHAPDAVLLDESIASA; translated from the coding sequence ATGTCCGGCAAGTTCCAGCTGAAAAAAAGTGGCACGGGTCAGTTTCATTTCAACCTGACGGCCAGCAACGGTCAGGTCATATTGTCCAGCGAGCGGTACAAGGCCCATGCCTCTGCCTTGAGCGGCATCGATTCGGTGCGCAAGCATGCATTGCGCGAAGGCGCCTTCGAAATGAAGGGGTCCAGCAACGGCAAGCATTACTTCGTGCTCAAGGCCGGCAATGGCCAGATCATCGGCCAGAGCCAGATGTACAGCAGCCTGCGCAGCGCAGAGCAGGGTTGCGAATCGGTCCGCCGCCATGCCCCTGATGCCGTGCTGCTCGATGAAAGCATCGCATCGGCCTGA
- the rpiA gene encoding ribose-5-phosphate isomerase RpiA yields MTQDQLKQAVAQAAIDLIVAQLNDRSIVGVGTGSTANFFIDLLARHKGFFDGAVASSDATAERLKGHGIPVYDLNSVPELEFYVDGADEANDHLELIKGGGAALTREKIVAAVARTFICIADGSKRVERLGAFPLPVEVIPMARSHVARELVKLGGDPVYRDGVVTDNGNVILDVHNLSIGFAPELEAQINNIVGVVTNGLFAARPADILLLGTKDGVQTLKR; encoded by the coding sequence ATGACTCAGGACCAACTCAAGCAGGCCGTAGCTCAGGCCGCCATCGACCTCATCGTTGCGCAGCTCAACGACCGCAGCATCGTTGGGGTCGGCACCGGTTCGACCGCCAATTTCTTCATTGACCTGCTGGCCAGGCACAAGGGGTTCTTCGATGGCGCCGTCGCCAGCTCCGACGCCACGGCTGAACGCCTCAAGGGCCACGGCATCCCGGTGTACGACCTTAACTCGGTTCCGGAGCTGGAGTTCTACGTCGACGGCGCGGACGAAGCCAACGATCACCTGGAACTCATCAAGGGCGGCGGCGCGGCCCTGACCCGCGAGAAGATTGTCGCGGCGGTGGCCAGGACGTTCATCTGCATTGCCGACGGCAGCAAACGGGTCGAGCGCCTCGGCGCATTCCCGCTTCCGGTGGAAGTCATTCCGATGGCACGCAGCCACGTGGCCCGCGAGCTGGTCAAACTGGGCGGCGATCCGGTCTACCGCGACGGCGTGGTGACCGACAACGGCAACGTCATTCTTGACGTGCATAACCTGTCGATCGGCTTTGCACCCGAGCTCGAGGCGCAGATCAACAACATCGTCGGCGTGGTCACCAACGGGCTGTTTGCCGCTCGACCGGCCGATATCCTGTTGCTGGGTACCAAGGACGGTGTGCAGACGCTGAAACGCTGA
- the ilvA gene encoding threonine ammonia-lyase, biosynthetic: MLEQYVKKILTSRVYDVAVETPLQPARQLSERLGNQILLKREDLQPVFSFKIRGAYNKLAQLSPEELARGVVTASAGNHAQGLALAARELGIKATIVMPRTTPELKVQGVRARGGKVVLQGDAFPEALAYSLKLVEEKGYVYIHPYDDPHVIAGQGTVAMEILRQHQGPLDAVFVPVGGGGLIAGVAAYIKYLRPETKVIGVEPDDSNCLQQAMAAGERVVLPQVGLFADGVAVAQIGQHTFDICRQHVDEVITVTTDEICAAIKDIYDDTRSITEPAGALAVAGIKRYVERDGVANQVLVGIDSGANVNFDRLRHVAERAELGERREAIIAVTIPEQPGSFKAFCEAIGKRQITEFNYRYHQDREAHIFVGVQTHPENDPRLALVEGLRAKGFPVLDLTDNELAKLHTRHMVGGHASGVSDEVVFRFEFPERPGALFNFLNNLGGRWNISMFHYRNHGAADGRVVAGLQVPAEERHLLPAALDKIGYRYWDETDNPAYRLFLG; the protein is encoded by the coding sequence ATGCTCGAACAGTACGTCAAGAAAATCCTCACCTCGCGCGTCTACGACGTTGCGGTGGAAACCCCCTTGCAGCCCGCGCGCCAGCTCTCCGAGCGGCTCGGCAACCAGATTCTGCTCAAGCGCGAAGATCTGCAGCCGGTGTTTTCATTCAAGATTCGCGGTGCGTACAACAAGCTGGCGCAGTTGTCGCCCGAAGAATTGGCTCGTGGCGTGGTCACGGCATCGGCCGGCAACCACGCGCAGGGGCTTGCGCTGGCTGCACGGGAGCTGGGCATCAAGGCGACCATCGTCATGCCGCGAACGACGCCGGAGCTGAAGGTTCAGGGCGTGCGTGCGCGGGGCGGCAAGGTCGTGCTGCAGGGCGATGCCTTTCCGGAGGCGCTGGCCTACTCGCTGAAACTGGTCGAGGAAAAGGGTTACGTCTATATCCATCCCTACGACGACCCGCACGTGATCGCCGGGCAGGGCACCGTGGCGATGGAAATCCTGCGTCAGCACCAGGGCCCGCTGGACGCGGTATTCGTACCGGTGGGCGGCGGCGGTCTGATTGCGGGGGTGGCCGCATACATCAAATACCTGCGCCCGGAAACCAAGGTCATCGGCGTCGAGCCGGACGACTCCAACTGCCTGCAGCAGGCCATGGCGGCCGGTGAACGCGTGGTGTTGCCGCAAGTCGGGCTGTTCGCAGATGGCGTGGCGGTCGCGCAGATCGGCCAGCACACCTTCGACATCTGCCGGCAGCATGTCGATGAAGTGATCACGGTCACTACCGATGAAATCTGCGCCGCGATCAAGGATATCTACGACGATACCCGCTCGATCACCGAGCCGGCCGGGGCGTTGGCGGTGGCGGGTATCAAGCGCTACGTCGAGCGCGACGGCGTGGCCAATCAGGTGCTGGTGGGCATCGACTCCGGCGCCAACGTCAACTTCGACCGCCTGCGCCATGTCGCCGAACGGGCCGAGCTGGGCGAGAGGCGGGAGGCGATCATCGCCGTGACGATCCCTGAGCAGCCCGGCAGTTTCAAGGCGTTCTGCGAGGCGATCGGCAAGCGCCAGATCACCGAATTCAATTACCGCTATCACCAGGACCGCGAGGCGCACATCTTCGTAGGTGTACAGACCCATCCGGAAAACGACCCGCGCCTGGCGCTCGTCGAAGGGCTGCGCGCCAAGGGCTTTCCGGTGCTCGACCTGACCGACAATGAACTGGCCAAGTTGCACACGCGTCACATGGTGGGCGGGCATGCGTCCGGGGTCAGCGACGAAGTCGTGTTTCGCTTCGAGTTTCCGGAGCGGCCGGGCGCACTGTTCAACTTTCTCAACAACCTGGGCGGGCGCTGGAACATCTCGATGTTTCATTACCGCAACCATGGCGCCGCCGATGGTCGTGTGGTCGCCGGGTTGCAGGTGCCGGCAGAGGAGCGTCATCTGCTGCCGGCGGCGCTGGACAAGATCGGCTATCGCTATTGGGACGAGACGGACAATCCGGCCTACCGGCTGTTTCTCGGTTGA
- a CDS encoding DUF2269 family protein → MEHYQLLNIVHAALAILLTLGLIAHIAMLWKAWRRADAAVMQQKLRRTRLFSLPLLAVLALSLPLTGWWLAHLAGFALGQFWLLASSVLFLLLVPLGLLLGGRLRAWQGLGETPAPAKLPRFALAYAGLIVLILIAIMGLMGAKPV, encoded by the coding sequence ATGGAACACTATCAGCTGCTGAATATCGTCCATGCCGCACTGGCGATCCTTCTGACGCTCGGACTGATCGCGCACATCGCCATGCTCTGGAAAGCCTGGCGCCGCGCCGATGCCGCCGTGATGCAGCAGAAGCTGCGACGCACGCGGCTGTTTTCCCTGCCTCTGCTCGCCGTCCTGGCCTTGTCGCTGCCGCTGACGGGCTGGTGGCTGGCGCACCTGGCAGGCTTTGCACTGGGCCAGTTCTGGCTGCTGGCCAGTTCGGTACTGTTTCTGCTGCTGGTGCCCCTCGGCCTGTTGCTGGGCGGCCGCCTGCGGGCCTGGCAGGGCCTGGGTGAAACGCCGGCACCCGCGAAGTTGCCACGATTTGCGCTGGCCTACGCTGGGCTGATCGTGCTGATACTCATCGCGATCATGGGGTTGATGGGAGCCAAGCCGGTCTGA